Proteins encoded in a region of the Anopheles aquasalis chromosome 2, idAnoAquaMG_Q_19, whole genome shotgun sequence genome:
- the LOC126574131 gene encoding DNA helicase MCM9-like, producing the protein MAMEAYLKQYHDEEITDLLNNPDDLLHVSIHVNLSHLQRKQPVLYERILQNTDAEVLRWNECLLRAQKALIEGNLFLEPGFQIKQNCHTRFVNMPISPTEVLQRKQAYPSNDHVGQFLQVKGSVIRMTSSRFLEFKREYTCTRCKCKVLLEADYGRSYVFDPPGACPAAKESGCRGHLQAVSAQPQPEYCRDYQEIRIQEIMSERNVPASLVVTLEDDLVDTCQPGDCVTVCGRIEHRWKPPVLGKRTEVSIAMRANSLAREESKASWAKDLPEHLLCVQAEWQEVLRDIGELAARDMLVQSIAPNIRGMYPVKLAVALALASCTERPVDADQQTGTTSIRGHSHLLLVGDPGLAKSQLLKFASEIASRAVYTTGMGCSSAGLTAAAVKDEGEWQLEAGALVLADGGICCIDEFNLMREPDKASIHEAMEQQTISVAKAGMVCKLSTRCVVLAATNPKNLYTMSDGEGTSAANIGIGGPLLSRFDIVLILRDIRAPDWDADIASHLLSMALLDEEREQFGVGWYDRIDQLAHWDLEKLQLHFAAIKDIHPRVSPEANMILGAYYRACRSDPFRDPTRTTVRLLDSLFRLAQAHARLLFRTEVTPIDAITVIELMEASWGFGKIGITPYDPIKAKLPLGPEQSLIDRLLSLLQLGEQAVLDSATVRPIDPNVLRRYQRDMIAKQKAKQAAKEKEEEQQHRGLFAAQSALSQQQQQPLSGFTPPSISSTQITAGIPTATATEPNQQTNARDYSKYAIQPRTNLKKLKKAPTGDEAEPAVVGPGSRKRKHQLVEEDPSLKTPLDDQELGGLLDTLRKNFATEELDVSPPDARTQIDGFTGLSNQTSQTSQNKNKSFSALLDSSKVFGDDDENDFFTDELIKVSSSSVASKTPNEPIKDEQKTVPNGHPKGDERLPSLDDTVLTNIGTEAHSQSAYQIKRPSQRQLNTTQMVASLVTSKPNTAINEEEDDLLNFEIEPSGSCPLLNEEEDEPATGPGIRTQTRQRLQEFEFHVKLKSDPPKDDSAYDSMRDHTRGGRHDQKQGGQQSQYSGLLSDLANNGEDGDIELNLSDIEL; encoded by the exons atggcgatggaggcCTATCTGAAGCAGTACCACGATGAAGAGATTACCGATCTGCTCAACAATCCCGACGATCTGCTGCATGTTTCGATACATGTCAA CCTTAGCCACCTGCAGCGGAAACAACCCGTCCTGTACGAACGCATCCTGCAGAACACCGACGCCGAGGTGCTACGATGGAACGAGTGTTTGCTACGCGCCCAGAAAGCCCTCATCGAGGGCAATCTGTTCCTGGAGCCGGGCTTCCAGATCAAGCAAAATTGTCACACACGGTTCGTGAACATGCCGATTTCACCGACCGAAGTGTTGCAGCGTAAGCAAGCCTACCCGAGCAACGATCACGTCGGGCAGTTTCTGCAGGTGAAGGGGAGCGTGATCCGCATGACTTCGTCCCGGTTCCTGGAGTTCAAGCGCGAGTACACATGTACGCGTTGCAAATGTAAGGTACTGCTGGAGGCCGACTACGGTCGATCGTACGTGTTCGATCCTCCGGGAGCGTGCCCGGCAGCGAAGGAATCTGGCTGCCGAGGGCACCTACAGGCCGTATCGGCTCAACCGCAGCCAGAGTACTGCCGGGATTATCAGGAGATCCGTATACAGGAGATCATGAGCGAACGGAACGTGCCGGCATCGTTGGTGGTGACGCTGGAGGATGACCTGGTCGATACCTGCCAGCCGGGCGATTGTGTCACCGTTTGCGGTCGTATAGAGCACCGATGGAAACCACCGGTACTGGGAAAACGTACGGAAGTAAGCATCGCTATGCGTGCCAACAGTTTGGCACGTGAGGAAAGTAAGGCGAGCTGGGCAAAGGATTTGCCCGAGCACTTGCTCTGTGTGCAGGCCGAGTGGCAGGAGGTGTTGAGGGATATAGGCGAGCTGGCGGCCAGAGATATGCTTGTGCAATCGATCGCACCCAACATACGTGGCATGTATCCGGTAAAGCTTGCGGTTGCCCTTGCGCTCGCTTCCTGCACGGAACGGCCGGTTGACGCGGACCAGCAAACGGGAACAACCAGCATACGTGGCCATTCCCATCTACTACTGGTTGGTGATCCCGGTTTGGCAAAGTCGCAGCTTCTCAAGTTTGCCTCGGAGATTGCTAGCCGAGCAGTTTACACGACCGGAATGGGATGCTCATCAGCCGGACTGACGGCAGCCGCGGTAAAAGATGAGGGCGAATGGCAACTAGAGGCCGGTGCGCTGGTACTGGCCGATGGTGGGATATGCTGCATTGACGAGTTCAATTTAATGCGCGAACCCGACAAGGCCTCAATACATGAAGCAATGGAGCAGCAGACTATCAGCGTGGCCAAGGCCGGCATGGTGTGCAAACTCAGCACACGGTGCGTGGTGCTGGCAGCCACCAACCCTAAGAACCTGTACACCATGTCCGACGGCGAAGGTACATCGGCAGCCAACATCGGTATCGGTGGTCCACTGCTATCACGCTTCGACATTGTGTTGATCCTGCGCGATATTCGTGCCCCAGACTGGGATGCCGATATCGCAAGCCACTTGCTCAGTATGGCGCTGCTTGACGAAGAACGGGAACAATTCGGTGTAGGTTGGtacgatcgcatcgatcagCTAGCCCATTGGGATCTGGAGAAGCTGCAGCTTCATTTTGCCGCTATCAAGGACATTCATCCACGCGTTTCACCGGAAGCAAACATGATTCTCGGTGCGTACTACAGAGCGTGTCgctccgatccgttccgtgaTCCGACACGGACCACCGTTCGATTGCTGGACAGTCTCTTCCGGCTGGCGCAGGCGCACGCCCGGTTGCTGTTCCGCACAGAGGTTACACCGATCGATGCAATCACCGTTATCGAGCTAATGGAGGCAAGTTGGGGCTTTGGGAAGATTGGCATCACACCATATGATCCCATTAAAGCGAAGCTTCCCCTTGGTCCGGAGCAGAGTCTCATTGATCGGCTGCTAAGTCTACTGCAGCTGGGCGAACAAGCTGTCCTGGACAGTGCAACGGttcgaccgatcgatccgaacgTGCTGCGCCGTTATCAGAGGGACATGATTGCTAAGCAGAAGGCTAAGCAggcagcgaaggaaaaggaagaggaacagcagcaccgtggaTTGTTTGCAGCACAGAGCGCGttatcacagcagcagcagcagccgttgagTGGTTTTACGCCACCTTCAATATCATCCACTCAGATCACTGCTGGCATCCCGACAGccacagcaaccgaaccgaaccagcaAACGAATGCAAGAGACTACTCTAAATATGCAATTCAACCCCGAACCAACttgaagaagctgaagaaagCACCAACCGGCGATGAAGCAGAGCCAGCAGTGGTCGGGCCAGGGTCAAGAAAGCGAAAGCACCAGTTGGTTGAGGAAGATCCATCATTGAAAACTCCACTGGATGATCAAGAACTGGGCGGTTTGCTCGACACTTTGCGAAAGAACTTTGCCACTGAGGAGTTGGATGTTTCACCGCCCGATGCGCGCACACAGATTGACGGATTCACCGGCCTGAGCAACCAGACCAGCCAGACTAGCCAAAACAAGAACAAATCGTTCAGTGCACTCCTGGACTCGAGTAAAGTGTtcggagatgatgatgagaatgatttttttacgGATGAGTTAATCAAAGTATCCTCTTCTTCGGTTGCCAGCAAAACGCCCAATGAACCTATAAAAGACGAACAAAAAACCGTACCAAATGGGCATCCAAAAGGCGATGAACGATTACCGTCACTGGATGATACTGTTTTGACCAACATCGGAACAGAGGCACATAGCCAATCAGCATATCAAATCAAACGTCCAAGCCAAAGACAACTCAATACTACACAGATGGTAGCTTCTTTGGTAACTTCTAAACCGAACACTGCGATcaacgaagaggaagatgatcttttgaattttgaaattgaaCCATCTGGCAGCTGTCCGCTATTgaatgaggaagaggacgagccGGCAACTGGGCCCGGCATCCGCACACAAACCCGTCAACGGTTGCAGGAGTTTGAATTCCATGTGAAACTGAAGTCGGACCCGCCGAAAGACGATAGCGCGTACGATTCCATGCGCGATCATACGAGAGGTGGCCGGCATGATCAGAAACAAGGTGGCCAACAATCACAGTACAGTGGACTTCTTTCCGATCTGGCTAACAACGGCGAGGACGGTGATATCGAACTTAATCTGTCTGATATTGAGCTGTAA
- the LOC126574140 gene encoding GTP-binding protein Rheb homolog, which produces MTPKQRNVAMMGYRSVGKSSLSIQFVEGQFVDSYDPTIENTFTKKTRFNQTDYEIRLVDTAGQDEYSIFPAQYSMDFHGYVLVYSITSQRSFEVIKILYEKLLDMMGKAYVPVVLVGNKTDLHQERAVPTEEGRQLAESWKAKFLETSAKQNESVIDIFSLLLSQIERENCNTTEKSSCRIS; this is translated from the exons ATGACGCCCAAGCAACGTAATGTGGCGATGATGGGATATCGTTCCGTAG GAAAATCGTCACTCAGTATACAATTCGTAGAAGGGCAGTTTGTTGATTCGTACGATCCTACGATCGAAAACA CCTTTACCAAAAAGACGCGCTTCAACCAGACGGACTATGAAATACGGTTGGTCGATACGGCCGGGCAGGATGAGTACAGCATTTTTCCCGCCCAGTATAGCATGGACTTTCACGGCTACGTCCTGGTGTACTCTATCACCAGTCAGCGTTCGTTCGAAGTGATAAAAATACTTTATGAAAAGTTGCTCGACATGATGGGGAAAGCATA TGTCCCGGTAGTACTCGTGGGAAATAAAACTGATCTGCACCAGGAGCGAGCCGTTCCGACGGAAGAAGGCCGGCAGCTGGCAGAGTCGTGGAAGGCCAAGTTTCTGGAAACTTCCGCCAAGCAAAACGAA TCGGTAATTGACATTTTCTCGCTACTGTTGAGTCAAATCGAACGGGAAAACTGCAATACAACCGAAAAGAGCAGCTGCAGAATATCGTGA